GAGACCGTGGACAAGATCGGTCCGCCCTTCATCTCCGCGACCATTCCGGCCAACACCTATACCGGCCAGGACAAGGACGTGCCGACTGCGGCGGTGGTGAACTATCTCGTCACCAGTTCCGCCGTCTCCGACGATCTCGCCTATCAGATGACAAAGTTGGTCTACGAGTCGCTGCCCGAGCTCGCCAACGCGCACGCCGCCGGCAAGGAGATCAAGCTCGAGACTGCCGCCACCGGCAGCCCGGTTCCGCTGCACCCCGGCGCGATCCGCTATTACAAGGAAAAAGGGCTGATCAAGTAGGATCGGCTCTCGCAGTAGGGCGTCAGGGCCGGGCTTGTCCCGGCCATCCACGTTCTATGGGCAGGCGAGAAAGATCGTGGATGCCCGGGACAAGCCCGGGCATGACGGCGCGGGTGGACCGTGCCAAGCTATAAGCGCTGGACGGCTGAGGACGATTTGAAAATGCTGGAAAAGGCAGAGGGCACCGCGGCGGCGCCCATCAAGGTCGAGTTCGACAATTTCGAGCACGGTTTTCCGGAAGGTTTCGGCCCGGGCTGGTGGGGCACGCTCGCCTACTGGGTCGGCATCGCGTTCGCGACCTTCCAGCTCTATGTCGCCGCCTTCAACTATCTGCCGAGCCAGGTGGTGCGCGGCGTCCATGTCGGCTTTCTCATCTTGCTCACCTTCGGCCTCATCGCCAACTTCACCGCGAAGAGCAATTTCGGCCGCGCGCTCGGCTGGCTGGTCGGCGCCGCCGGCTTCTTCTGCGGCCTCTACCAGTGGATATTCTATGCCGATCTGATCGCGCGCGACGGCGATCCGACCAAGCTCGATCTCGCGGTCGGCACGCTGCTTGCCGTGCTGATCTTCGAGGGCACGCGGCGCCTGATGGGCGCGGCGCTGCCGCTGATGTGCGGTGCCTGCCTGCTCTACTGGTTCTTCGGGCAATACCTGCCGTCGCCGCTCAATCATCGCGGTTATGATTTCGACCAGATCGTCACGCATCTGTCGTTCGGCACCGAAGGCTTTTACGGCGTGCCGATCTACGTCTCGGCGACCTACATCTTCCTGTTCATCCTGTTCGGCTCGTTCCTCGAGCGCGCCGGCATGATCCAGCTCTTCACCGACGTCTCACTCGGCCTGTTCGGCCGCACCCGCGGCGGCCCGGCCAAGGTCGCGGTGTTCGCTTCGGGCATGATGGGCACCATCTCCGGCTCGGGCGTCGCCAACGTCGTCACCGTCGGCCAGTTCACGATTCCCTTGATGATCAAGTTCGGCTATCGCCGTGCCTTCGCGGCTGGCGTCGAGGCCACCGCCTCGATGGGCGGCCAGATCATGCCGCCGGTGATGGGCGCGGTCGCCTTCATCATGGCGGAGACGCTCGGCGTCCAGTACTCGGAAATCGTCAAGGCCGCCGCGATCCCCGCGATCCTCTATTTCGCCTCGGCGTTCTGGATGGTGCATCTGGAAGCCGGCAAGTACGGCCTCGTCGGCATGAAGCGCTCGGAGATCCCGAGCGCGTGGAAGGCGCTGGTGACGCGCTGGTACCTCGTGCTGCCGCTTGCGGCCCTCGTCTACATGTTGTTCGAGGGCTTTACGCCGCTCTATGCCGGCAGCATGGGCCTCGCGCTCACCGTGACGCTGATTCTCGGCACCGCCATCACGACGGGCGCCTCCTCGATGGTGATCCGCACCATCTTCTGGGTCGGGCTCGCGCTGGTCGTCGCCGCGCTGTCGCGTGATGGCCTCCAGATCGTGCCGGTCGCGAGCGTCGTGGTCGGGCTGATCGTGATCACCGCCTTCATCCGCGGCGGGCTGAAGGCTTTGCGCGAGTGCCGCGATGCGCTGGCGGAGAGCGCGAAGTCGGCGATCACCGTCGGCATGGCCTGCGCGATCGTCGGCGTCATCATTGGCATGATGTCGCAGACCGGTGTCGGCACCATCTTCGGCAGCTGGGTGATCGGGCTCGGCGAGAAGAGCCTGTTCCTGGCGCTGATCATGACCATGCTGCTGTCGATCCTGCTCGGCACCGGCATTCCGACCATTCCGACCTACATCATCACCGCCGCGCTGGCCGCGCCGGCGCTGGCGAAACTCGGCGTGCCCCTGATCGCGAGCCACATGTTCGCGTTCTATTACGGCATCATGGCCGACCTCTCGCCGCCGGTCGCACTCGCCGCGCTCGCGGCGGCGCCGATCGCGAAGGAGAATCCGGACAAGATCGGCTGGGAGGCGATGCGCATCGCGCTCGCCGGCTACGTCATCCCCTTCATCTTCGTCTATTCGCCGGCCTTGATGCTCCAGGCCGGCGATCCCATGGCGGTCAAGCTCGGCTTCTACGGCGCGGTGGCGCTCGCGACCTTCAAGGCGCTGGTAGCGATCGGCCTGTTCGGCATGGTCGCGATCGGCTTCCTGTTCACGCGGCTGTCGCTGCTCGAACGCGTCGTCGCGCTCGGGGCCGCGCTGTGTCTGCTCGGCGATTTCGCCTTCAGCGACACTGCGGGCTTCGTGCTCTCGGCTGCGCTGGTGCTGTGGCAGTGGCGGCAGCGCCCGCCGGCGGCGGTCGAGGCGGTGTGAGCCTCTGCTTCGCAACAGCGGGCGGCGTCAAGGCGCTGGCGCTGTCCGCCTTCACGCTGGTATGGACGCATTCAATCGCGAAGGTCGACTGGCAGGAGGACTGGCACGTGACGCCTGCCGGCCTCGAGCTGGTAGAGGCCCGCGTCAAGGGCACCGGTCCCGGCATGGAGCCGCCGCCCGAGGCGCGGCTCGTCGACGGCTGGTTTCAATGGCAGCCGAACCGCGCGCCGATGCCGGAGGTCGTGCTCGGCAATTCCGGCGCAGCGGGGGAGTGGCGGCTGTGCCATGACGGTACGTGCCGGACGCTTTCGGAGATTGTCGGGCATCCCATCGGTGCTAACGTCACCACGATGAAGATTTGCAGCGATCCGTAGCCCGCCACGCCCGGGCTACAAGAACAACAACACGGGAGACACACGATGGATCGGCTCAAGGGCAAGGTTGCGATGGTGGTGGGGGCCGGCTCGATCGGACCGGGCTGGGGCAACGGCAAGGCGACCGCAGTGACTTTCGCGCGCGAGGGCGCGCGGGTGTTTTGCGTCGACCGCAACGGCGCGGCGGCCGAGGAGACCGCGAAGATCATCACCGGCGAAGGCGGCAAGGCGACGGCGTTTACGGCCGACGTCGCGCGGCCTGCCGAAATCGAGGCGATGGTCGCTTCGTGCCTGAAGGCCTACGGCCGCATCGACGTGCTCGACAACAATGTCGGCATCGCCGAGATGGGCAGCGTGGTCGAGGTCAGCGAAGAGAGCTGGGACCGCGTCTTCAGCGTCAACCTCAAGAGCGCCTATTTCGCCATGAAGCACGTCATTCCCGTGATGGTGAAGCAGGGCGGCGGCTCGATCATCAACATCT
This is a stretch of genomic DNA from Bradyrhizobium sp. CB2312. It encodes these proteins:
- a CDS encoding TRAP transporter permease encodes the protein MLEKAEGTAAAPIKVEFDNFEHGFPEGFGPGWWGTLAYWVGIAFATFQLYVAAFNYLPSQVVRGVHVGFLILLTFGLIANFTAKSNFGRALGWLVGAAGFFCGLYQWIFYADLIARDGDPTKLDLAVGTLLAVLIFEGTRRLMGAALPLMCGACLLYWFFGQYLPSPLNHRGYDFDQIVTHLSFGTEGFYGVPIYVSATYIFLFILFGSFLERAGMIQLFTDVSLGLFGRTRGGPAKVAVFASGMMGTISGSGVANVVTVGQFTIPLMIKFGYRRAFAAGVEATASMGGQIMPPVMGAVAFIMAETLGVQYSEIVKAAAIPAILYFASAFWMVHLEAGKYGLVGMKRSEIPSAWKALVTRWYLVLPLAALVYMLFEGFTPLYAGSMGLALTVTLILGTAITTGASSMVIRTIFWVGLALVVAALSRDGLQIVPVASVVVGLIVITAFIRGGLKALRECRDALAESAKSAITVGMACAIVGVIIGMMSQTGVGTIFGSWVIGLGEKSLFLALIMTMLLSILLGTGIPTIPTYIITAALAAPALAKLGVPLIASHMFAFYYGIMADLSPPVALAALAAAPIAKENPDKIGWEAMRIALAGYVIPFIFVYSPALMLQAGDPMAVKLGFYGAVALATFKALVAIGLFGMVAIGFLFTRLSLLERVVALGAALCLLGDFAFSDTAGFVLSAALVLWQWRQRPPAAVEAV
- a CDS encoding glucose 1-dehydrogenase; the encoded protein is MDRLKGKVAMVVGAGSIGPGWGNGKATAVTFAREGARVFCVDRNGAAAEETAKIITGEGGKATAFTADVARPAEIEAMVASCLKAYGRIDVLDNNVGIAEMGSVVEVSEESWDRVFSVNLKSAYFAMKHVIPVMVKQGGGSIINISSIASIRHMGISYVTYGTSKAAMNQMTRTTAIEFARHHVRVNAILPGLMKTPMVEHSAGLANSYAKGDVEAMWRARDAQVPMGHMGDGWDVANAALFLASDESKYVTGIELVVDGGITCKAGA
- a CDS encoding DUF1850 domain-containing protein; its protein translation is MAAAPAGGGRGGVSLCFATAGGVKALALSAFTLVWTHSIAKVDWQEDWHVTPAGLELVEARVKGTGPGMEPPPEARLVDGWFQWQPNRAPMPEVVLGNSGAAGEWRLCHDGTCRTLSEIVGHPIGANVTTMKICSDP